The Chloroflexota bacterium genome has a window encoding:
- a CDS encoding acetylxylan esterase: MSRASTPAQYSPLQHVRQVYAHTVPVYDYAAMGQAGFTQWQAELRATVASLLGGFSAPRADLAPKVLATVQKDGYVQQKVEIASEAGVRLPLYVLKPDTGQSSYPTVIALHGHGSGVQEVIGEPQDAQVAEHMRRCNHDYGRQLAQLGFLVFAPEQRAFGERREMEDVAQSPGQSSCRQASMNALMLGRTMIGMRVWDVMRVIDYAEEYANQAGLARSGSLACVGLSGGGTVTTFAAAMDPRITAAVISGYFCTWQWSIMAMRHCEDNYIPGILRHAEMADIGALIAPRPLLIEAGTEDPIFPLPGVHDAYDKLADVYAMLEAPERLALDVFEGEHQWHGTLAVDWLRRWL; the protein is encoded by the coding sequence ATGTCGAGAGCAAGCACACCCGCGCAGTATTCGCCCTTACAACACGTGCGCCAGGTGTACGCTCATACAGTTCCCGTCTATGACTACGCGGCGATGGGACAGGCCGGTTTCACCCAGTGGCAAGCGGAACTCCGTGCCACAGTAGCCAGCCTCTTGGGCGGCTTCAGCGCGCCGCGTGCAGACCTCGCGCCGAAGGTGCTCGCGACGGTACAAAAGGACGGCTACGTCCAGCAGAAGGTGGAGATTGCGAGCGAAGCGGGTGTGCGCCTGCCCCTATACGTCCTGAAGCCCGATACCGGGCAAAGTTCCTATCCCACTGTGATTGCGCTGCACGGTCATGGTTCCGGTGTGCAGGAAGTCATCGGCGAGCCCCAGGACGCGCAGGTGGCGGAACACATGCGGCGCTGCAACCATGACTACGGCCGCCAGCTTGCGCAACTGGGCTTTCTGGTGTTCGCGCCGGAGCAACGCGCGTTCGGCGAACGGCGCGAAATGGAGGACGTTGCGCAGTCGCCGGGCCAGTCCTCCTGCCGCCAGGCCAGCATGAACGCCCTCATGCTGGGACGCACGATGATCGGCATGCGCGTGTGGGACGTCATGCGCGTGATCGATTACGCGGAAGAGTACGCCAACCAAGCAGGTCTCGCAAGATCCGGTTCTTTGGCGTGCGTCGGCCTCTCCGGCGGGGGTACGGTGACGACGTTTGCTGCGGCCATGGACCCACGCATAACGGCAGCCGTAATCAGCGGCTATTTCTGCACGTGGCAGTGGTCGATCATGGCGATGCGTCACTGCGAGGACAACTACATCCCCGGCATACTGCGACACGCGGAAATGGCTGACATCGGCGCCCTCATCGCGCCCCGACCGCTGCTGATTGAGGCAGGCACGGAAGACCCGATCTTCCCGCTGCCGGGCGTGCACGATGCGTATGACAAGCTGGCGGATGTCTACGCAATGCTCGAGGCGCCGGAGCGTTTAGCGCTCGATGTCTTTGAGGGCGAACACCAGTGGCACGGCACGCTGGCGGTGGACTGGCTGCGGCGCTGGCTGTAG
- the proC gene encoding pyrroline-5-carboxylate reductase has protein sequence MIRKLAVVGGGAMGEALLAAAIAQEVCSPKAITVGEPVASRREHLQQTHGIAVDSDNVNVVAGADVVILAVKPQHAQAALPPLQDALSQDALVISIMAGVPLSTIGSLLDHQHLVRAMPSILATIGEAATVWTASTETTTDQRSQAQALFQAAGLELFVPDEHYLDMATAVNGSGPGFVFLLLEALIDGAVRVGLPRDTATALIVQTVKGSALLAQNDERHLAELRNLVTSPGGTTAEGLQALEQGGVRAALQDAVMAAYRRSQALAAPDSNNR, from the coding sequence ATGATCCGCAAGCTGGCAGTCGTTGGGGGCGGCGCGATGGGCGAGGCCCTTCTCGCCGCTGCAATTGCGCAAGAAGTGTGCAGCCCTAAAGCCATCACGGTCGGTGAACCGGTGGCAAGCCGCCGCGAACATCTCCAGCAGACTCATGGCATTGCCGTGGATTCAGATAACGTCAACGTAGTTGCGGGAGCCGATGTCGTCATCCTCGCGGTCAAACCCCAGCACGCACAAGCGGCGCTGCCGCCGCTGCAGGACGCATTGTCTCAAGACGCGCTTGTAATCTCCATCATGGCCGGCGTCCCATTGAGCACGATTGGTTCGCTCCTCGATCACCAGCACCTCGTGCGCGCCATGCCAAGCATCCTGGCAACTATTGGCGAAGCCGCAACGGTGTGGACGGCATCCACCGAAACGACAACGGACCAACGGTCTCAAGCTCAAGCCTTGTTCCAAGCCGCGGGACTGGAGCTCTTCGTGCCGGATGAACACTACCTGGACATGGCAACCGCCGTAAACGGCAGCGGGCCAGGATTCGTGTTCCTCCTGCTGGAAGCTCTCATCGACGGCGCCGTTCGCGTAGGATTGCCGCGAGATACGGCAACTGCGCTCATCGTACAGACGGTCAAAGGGTCTGCCCTGCTCGCGCAGAATGATGAGCGGCACCTCGCAGAACTCCGCAATCTTGTCACGTCGCCGGGCGGCACCACGGCTGAAGGGCTGCAGGCGCTGGAACAGGGCGGCGTCCGCGCAGCCTTGCAGGATGCCGTCATGGCCGCGTACCGCCGCTCGCAAGCTCTCGCAGCACCTGATTCGAACAACCGCTAA
- a CDS encoding ComEC/Rec2 family competence protein, with amino-acid sequence MTRILGPAFLVGIVLGTVFPPFPLVVLALLLVSCLGLAAMGMRPVALGALLLLAGVLGMVRTHTTETASAAKPLNPYLAQSVTLRGWVASEPVRSERSTRVRFNAESRWVDDTWQPISGQVWVTLPPRLSAQYGMEWELSGRLEALESLNSPSYQRYLERRGAQALLAFPQVEFLSGERGQPILRALYGVKERLLGVMEEILPRPHAPLRQGILLGARAGIPATLRQAFDLSGTTHLIAISGFNMTIVAIMLESVTRRFFGRRSLWISMAGVAFYTILVGANPAVVRAAVMAILLLFAATLGRDRDPWSALALAAVAMTAWEPTILWDVGFQLSVAATAGLLVLSNPLHDRLRWLPYPLPAIVAPTLAAQLFVLPLLIFVFGRVSPFFLISNVLALPLIPWIMLSGAVATAAGLIHTATGQVLAWSAYLPMEAFIRIATEVSRWPSFTVSPGALLPAAVAVILTAIVVAWTRHRVPESGANHSLESTPLSWTTIFSLGTVGSILFVLWGSVAADFNRQPSVTLIERSLGSTVMIQTANRRPLLIGFREPPSGYDLDRLLPIWQRNNTLWIGGSETLQPRNNVGAIIQSDGENWQLQAQEANERLASGDQYRIALGASDALHIYAERTPEFMLAKFGNQQLAIIQSSASVDRVLPVEVLIVQGAVTPARLAHFIETLQPHLLLLDEPWPDVNDVQWRAQGIKVVRPPPRGYVTLRWDGQVWQIVQSEREEI; translated from the coding sequence GTGACGCGCATTCTGGGACCGGCATTCCTTGTCGGTATCGTACTGGGAACTGTCTTCCCGCCGTTTCCGCTGGTGGTGCTTGCCCTTTTGCTGGTGAGTTGCCTAGGCTTGGCGGCCATGGGCATGCGTCCCGTGGCTTTGGGCGCGCTACTCCTTCTTGCCGGCGTGCTGGGGATGGTCCGCACCCACACCACGGAAACCGCCTCAGCCGCCAAGCCTCTGAACCCCTACCTTGCGCAGTCGGTCACGCTACGGGGCTGGGTAGCGTCTGAGCCGGTCCGCTCCGAGCGGAGTACGCGGGTGAGATTTAACGCGGAGTCGCGGTGGGTGGACGACACCTGGCAGCCGATCTCCGGTCAGGTGTGGGTAACACTGCCGCCCAGGCTTTCGGCACAGTATGGCATGGAATGGGAGTTGAGCGGACGCCTGGAAGCGCTTGAGAGCCTGAATAGTCCGTCGTACCAACGCTACCTTGAGCGGCGGGGCGCACAGGCGCTGCTGGCCTTTCCACAGGTTGAGTTTCTATCAGGCGAACGCGGCCAGCCGATCTTGCGCGCACTCTACGGGGTGAAGGAACGGCTGCTTGGCGTTATGGAAGAAATCCTGCCACGGCCTCATGCCCCGTTGCGCCAGGGGATTCTGCTCGGGGCGCGGGCCGGGATTCCCGCTACACTGCGGCAGGCATTCGATCTCTCCGGCACCACACACCTCATCGCCATCTCCGGCTTCAACATGACCATCGTCGCCATCATGCTGGAGAGTGTCACGCGGCGCTTCTTTGGCAGGCGGTCACTGTGGATCAGCATGGCCGGAGTCGCCTTTTACACAATCCTAGTCGGTGCGAACCCGGCGGTTGTGCGCGCGGCAGTCATGGCAATTCTGCTGCTGTTCGCCGCAACCCTGGGACGGGACCGCGATCCCTGGTCGGCGCTTGCTTTGGCAGCGGTGGCCATGACCGCCTGGGAACCAACCATCTTGTGGGACGTAGGTTTCCAGCTTTCTGTGGCCGCCACGGCCGGACTGCTCGTGCTCTCCAATCCCTTGCATGACCGTCTTCGCTGGCTGCCGTATCCCTTGCCCGCGATTGTCGCGCCCACACTCGCCGCGCAGCTTTTCGTCTTGCCGTTACTGATATTCGTGTTTGGTCGCGTATCGCCGTTCTTTCTCATCAGCAACGTCCTGGCTTTGCCGCTCATACCCTGGATCATGCTCAGCGGGGCGGTAGCGACCGCGGCAGGCCTCATCCATACGGCCACCGGTCAAGTCTTGGCATGGAGCGCCTATCTACCCATGGAGGCGTTCATCCGCATTGCAACGGAGGTGAGCCGTTGGCCGTCGTTTACGGTTTCCCCAGGCGCTCTGCTGCCAGCCGCGGTTGCGGTAATCTTAACAGCGATTGTTGTAGCTTGGACGCGTCACAGAGTGCCTGAATCGGGTGCAAACCACAGCTTGGAGAGCACGCCGCTCTCCTGGACGACGATCTTCAGCCTAGGCACGGTTGGGAGCATCCTCTTTGTGCTGTGGGGGAGCGTTGCGGCTGACTTCAATCGTCAACCCAGCGTCACGCTGATCGAACGATCCCTCGGCAGCACCGTCATGATTCAGACGGCCAACCGCCGCCCGCTGCTCATCGGCTTTCGCGAGCCACCCAGCGGCTATGACCTGGACCGCTTGCTGCCTATCTGGCAACGCAACAACACCCTTTGGATCGGTGGCAGTGAGACCTTGCAACCTCGGAACAACGTTGGCGCCATCATCCAGAGCGATGGCGAGAACTGGCAATTGCAGGCCCAAGAGGCGAATGAGCGCCTGGCCAGCGGGGACCAGTATCGAATTGCACTCGGAGCCTCAGATGCCCTTCACATCTATGCCGAGCGTACGCCGGAGTTCATGCTCGCCAAGTTTGGCAACCAGCAACTTGCTATCATACAGTCAAGCGCAAGCGTAGATCGTGTACTGCCGGTCGAGGTGCTCATCGTGCAAGGGGCAGTTACACCGGCCCGGCTGGCACACTTTATCGAGACTCTGCAGCCACACCTGCTCCTGTTGGACGAGCCCTGGCCGGATGTGAACGACGTCCAATGGAGGGCGCAAGGAATCAAGGTCGTGCGGCCGCCACCTCGGGGCTACGTGACACTCCGTTGGGATGGTCAGGTGTGGCAGATAGTGCAATCTGAAAGGGAAGAAATATGA
- a CDS encoding alpha/beta fold hydrolase gives MVQALSGLYVQIIVLAGLALIGAVGVVLVISVRTGYTLVHPDRSWRPVELPPPEPALEPLAFPATDGTRLAGWFLRHPQPVGTVMLLHGFGVNHFGLVHLAYDLYARNLQCLLFDFRGHGSSEGDVTTLGLRERQDVLGALDYLRSRSDVDPDRIGVYGVSMGGATALLTIEDGLGVRAIVTDSAFATLRGAIDHGFRRIANLPPSIFRTPTIWFSSRFVGEKLDHVLGMVRPLDYIKRCAPCPLLIIHGTEDDVVYVQDAYQLYLAAEGPKEIWIIPDANHGRAHEGLREPYAERVAAFFADAFGRPCTDKHAGPA, from the coding sequence GTGGTTCAAGCGCTATCCGGTCTGTATGTGCAGATCATCGTGCTCGCCGGCTTGGCTTTAATTGGCGCAGTTGGCGTGGTGCTGGTGATTTCCGTGCGCACGGGGTATACCCTTGTTCACCCGGACCGTAGCTGGCGGCCGGTAGAACTTCCCCCACCGGAGCCCGCGCTGGAGCCGCTGGCATTTCCCGCCACTGACGGCACGCGGCTGGCCGGCTGGTTCTTGCGCCATCCGCAACCGGTTGGCACCGTGATGTTGCTGCATGGCTTCGGCGTGAACCACTTCGGCCTGGTGCATCTTGCGTACGACCTGTACGCCCGCAACCTCCAGTGCCTCTTGTTCGACTTTCGCGGACATGGGTCGAGCGAAGGCGATGTGACGACCCTAGGGCTACGAGAGCGGCAGGATGTCCTAGGAGCGCTAGACTATCTCCGCTCGCGCAGCGACGTGGACCCAGACCGCATCGGCGTGTACGGTGTGTCAATGGGCGGCGCGACGGCGCTGCTCACGATTGAGGACGGGCTGGGCGTCCGCGCCATCGTGACCGATAGCGCGTTCGCGACGCTCAGGGGAGCAATCGATCACGGTTTCAGGAGGATCGCCAATCTGCCTCCCTCTATTTTCCGCACGCCTACGATCTGGTTCTCGAGCCGGTTTGTCGGTGAAAAGCTCGATCACGTGCTTGGCATGGTGCGGCCGTTAGACTACATCAAGCGGTGTGCGCCGTGTCCCCTATTGATCATCCACGGTACGGAAGATGACGTCGTGTACGTGCAGGATGCGTACCAACTCTATCTCGCTGCCGAGGGACCGAAGGAGATTTGGATCATCCCCGACGCAAACCACGGCCGTGCCCACGAAGGACTGCGCGAACCATACGCTGAGCGCGTCGCCGCGTTCTTTGCCGACGCCTTTGGCCGCCCGTGTACCGACAAACATGCGGGCCCTGCTTAG
- a CDS encoding aldo/keto reductase, producing the protein MEYRQLGTTGVRVSTIAYGTFPLGTYADTAAGVRMIHAAMDRGMNFIDTANVYFRGRSEEIVGAALKGRRHEVVLASKFGHPMGEGPNERGASRYHINHEIEGSLRRLQTDCIDVYYIHIPDPTTPLEETLRAMDDLVRQGKVRYLGTSHFAAWQIVDGLRLAERNGLTPWVVEQPRYCLIDRAIEQEVVPMAQDLGIGIVAHSPLGGGFLTGKYKPGEPPPPDSRFASHPGGITSLPQHYDLMMTEPNVAVVDTVRALAREHDTTPSAIALAWVMAQPFVSSAIIGPKNPYQLEDNLAAADVTLTPEDLARLDAVSAFARSLIRT; encoded by the coding sequence ATGGAGTACCGCCAGCTTGGCACTACCGGCGTGCGTGTATCCACAATCGCCTACGGCACGTTCCCGCTCGGCACCTATGCCGATACGGCTGCGGGAGTGCGGATGATCCACGCCGCCATGGACCGCGGTATGAACTTCATCGATACAGCCAACGTCTATTTTAGAGGCCGCTCGGAAGAAATCGTCGGTGCGGCGCTGAAAGGACGGCGCCATGAGGTCGTCCTCGCCAGCAAGTTTGGCCACCCGATGGGAGAGGGCCCCAACGAACGCGGCGCCTCACGCTACCACATCAATCACGAGATTGAAGGTTCGCTGCGACGCTTGCAGACCGACTGCATCGACGTTTATTACATCCACATCCCAGACCCGACCACGCCACTGGAAGAGACCCTCCGCGCAATGGACGACTTGGTGCGTCAAGGCAAAGTGCGCTATCTCGGCACCTCTCACTTTGCCGCCTGGCAGATTGTGGACGGCCTCCGGCTCGCGGAGCGCAACGGGCTGACGCCCTGGGTGGTGGAACAGCCGCGGTACTGTTTGATTGACCGAGCTATCGAACAAGAAGTAGTGCCGATGGCGCAGGACTTGGGCATCGGCATCGTGGCGCACAGCCCGCTCGGCGGCGGCTTCCTCACCGGCAAGTACAAGCCTGGCGAACCCCCACCGCCGGACTCCCGCTTTGCCTCCCATCCCGGCGGCATAACTTCCCTGCCGCAACACTACGACCTGATGATGACCGAGCCGAATGTGGCCGTGGTAGACACCGTGCGCGCCCTTGCGCGTGAGCACGACACAACGCCCAGCGCCATTGCCTTGGCGTGGGTGATGGCGCAGCCATTCGTTTCATCAGCCATCATCGGCCCCAAGAATCCTTACCAGCTCGAGGACAATCTCGCAGCCGCAGACGTCACACTCACGCCGGAAGACTTGGCGCGCCTCGACGCCGTCTCTGCATTCGCCCGCAGTCTCATACGCACCTGA
- a CDS encoding YciI family protein, producing MAQFIFFYRATPEAMQRMGSATPEQQQAHMGKWQAWTESNAESLLNAGTPFSGGQVLTGSGSSDVDGTMMGYAVLQAEDMGAAQAILKTDPFLDQGEGCSIEVYECMSMPG from the coding sequence ATGGCACAATTCATCTTCTTTTATCGCGCGACGCCGGAAGCTATGCAGCGGATGGGGAGCGCGACGCCTGAGCAGCAGCAAGCGCACATGGGTAAGTGGCAGGCGTGGACTGAAAGCAATGCGGAGTCGCTGCTGAATGCAGGAACACCGTTCAGCGGCGGGCAGGTCCTGACCGGCAGTGGGAGTTCTGACGTAGACGGGACCATGATGGGCTACGCGGTTTTGCAGGCAGAGGACATGGGGGCCGCCCAGGCCATTCTCAAGACCGATCCCTTCCTCGACCAAGGCGAGGGCTGCTCCATCGAGGTCTACGAGTGCATGTCCATGCCGGGGTAA
- the aroB gene encoding 3-dehydroquinate synthase has product MEEALIGRDILPELSDALARHGIDGRLFIIADERVAERTHNRLAETLANNGHTVSSYLVPSGEESKSLRQAERIYHWLAEHRAERKEVILAFGGGVVGDLAGFVAATYLRGMPYVQIPTTLVAQIDSSIGGKVAVDLSEGKNLVGAFYPSLITCIDIRFLETLSQRDLLAGWAEVLKTALLFDPPLFAEIASRGPADLTPEFLLEVVPRCVRWKQEVVAEDPKEQGIRALLNYGHTIGHALEAATGYQTHLHGEAVAIGMHGAARIARHLGVLSQGAFDKQQAVIAQYNLPLQYADVDPAAIHDAIALDKKNRQGKVRWILLEDIGTPRIESDVPQTLVRQVIHELRAS; this is encoded by the coding sequence ATGGAAGAAGCGCTGATCGGCCGCGACATCTTGCCGGAGCTGTCAGATGCCTTGGCACGCCACGGCATTGACGGCAGACTTTTCATCATTGCCGACGAGCGCGTAGCTGAGCGAACGCACAACCGGCTGGCAGAGACGCTCGCGAACAACGGCCACACAGTATCCTCCTACCTCGTGCCCTCCGGCGAGGAGAGCAAGAGTCTGCGCCAGGCCGAACGCATCTACCATTGGCTTGCGGAACACCGGGCGGAACGCAAGGAAGTCATCCTGGCCTTCGGGGGCGGTGTCGTCGGCGACCTGGCCGGCTTCGTGGCCGCCACCTACCTGCGCGGTATGCCGTATGTACAGATCCCAACGACTCTTGTAGCGCAAATCGACAGCAGCATCGGCGGCAAGGTGGCCGTGGACCTGTCGGAAGGCAAGAACCTCGTTGGCGCTTTCTACCCCTCGTTGATTACGTGCATTGACATTCGCTTCTTGGAAACGCTCTCCCAACGCGATCTGCTGGCCGGCTGGGCGGAAGTCCTCAAGACGGCGCTGCTCTTCGATCCACCGCTCTTCGCGGAGATTGCCAGCCGCGGTCCCGCCGATCTCACGCCTGAATTCCTCCTCGAGGTCGTGCCGCGCTGCGTGCGGTGGAAGCAAGAGGTGGTTGCAGAAGACCCCAAGGAGCAGGGCATCCGCGCGCTCCTGAATTACGGCCACACCATCGGTCATGCCCTGGAAGCCGCCACCGGCTACCAGACGCACCTCCACGGTGAAGCTGTCGCCATCGGCATGCACGGCGCGGCACGTATCGCCCGTCACCTGGGCGTGCTCAGCCAAGGGGCGTTCGACAAACAACAAGCCGTCATCGCGCAATACAACCTACCACTCCAATACGCCGACGTAGACCCCGCCGCTATCCACGACGCGATCGCCCTCGATAAGAAGAACCGCCAGGGCAAGGTGCGCTGGATCCTCTTGGAAGACATTGGCACGCCGCGTATCGAGAGCGACGTACCGCAGACGCTGGTACGTCAAGTCATACACGAACTACGGGCAAGCTAA